Proteins encoded in a region of the Vitis riparia cultivar Riparia Gloire de Montpellier isolate 1030 chromosome 7, EGFV_Vit.rip_1.0, whole genome shotgun sequence genome:
- the LOC117919254 gene encoding F-box protein FBW2-like codes for MANFGGRKNGIVSRAMWEGLNPEILALILVRIPVEELLQTIPLVCKSWWSAVAGPYCWSNIDVEDWCRRWNRFDRVDSLVRKLVRRSRGMCRRLSAYRLGDPGFAFAANWVRCLKVLQIPMSEVSDNMVEKHAESLATLTVLDISYCLRITSKGLKAVGKSCKFLIQLKRNMPPLELEETEKRAKKTDDGEAMAIANTMPGLNRLELAYGRFGDHGLNAILTNCKALTRLDIEGCLYVELNGDLEQRCDQLMDFKAPWTDDDHLLAVAAAADDDTEDFSSSESE; via the exons CGATGTGGGAGGGGTTGAACCCGGAGATACTGGCTTTGATTCTGGTTCGAATCCCCGTGGAGGAGCTGCTCCAGACCATTCCTCTGGTCTGCAAATCCTGGTGGTCCGCCGTCGCCGGACCCTACTGCTGGTCGAATATCGACGTCGAGGATTGGTGCCGCCGTTGGAACCGCTTCGACCGAGTGGACTCGCTAGTCCGCAAACTCGTGCGCCGCAGCCGTGGAATGTGCAGGAGGCTCTCTGCTTACAGACTCGGCGACCCCGGCTTTGCTTTTGCTGCTAACTG GGTGAGATGCCTTAAGGTGCTGCAGATTCCAATGAGTGAGGTCTCGGACAACATGGTGGAGAAGCATGCAGAGTCGCTAGCGACTCTGACAGTCTTGGACATCAGCTACTGTTTGAGGATCACAAGCAAAGGGCTCAAAGCAGTGGGAAAGAGTTGCAAGTTCCTGATTCAGTTGAAGAGGAATATGCCACCTCTGGAGCTGGAAGAGACTGAAAAAAGGGCTAAAAAGACGGATGATGGTGAGGCTATGGCAATCGCCAACACAATGCCTGGGCTTAACCGCCTTGAACTTGCTTATGGCCGCTTTGGTGACCATGGCCTCAACGCCATTCTCACCAACTGTAAGGCCCTCACTCGCCTTGACATTGAAGGGTGTTTGTACGTGGAGCTTAATGGTGACCTTGAGCAAAGGTGTGACCAACTCATGGATTTCAAGGCCCCCTGGACCGATGATGACCACCTTTTAGCTGTGGCAGCTGCAGCTGATGATGACACCGAGGACTTTTCATCCTCAGAATCAGAATAG